A part of Paraliobacillus zengyii genomic DNA contains:
- a CDS encoding copper resistance D family protein, with protein sequence MIYAVTNGLLYVCFAILIGVHFLSLFPKEMSMNIKVKDRLMFGITLVIPILAVIPIIDLVNTISKYRDDYGFTSFVYVIKEIEIGRAWFILLLLCIFHLLLLLIRKNVLISSGIGIFLLLGIILTQSVVGHVASMASYPGALAHTIHLLAVCFWAGTLLVVSWLANDETNWHVFINWFSAIALLCLLLVTFTGIFMSFSLTTGTIVSPWRVSYGQALLIKHLLYVALLLFVFINAILVRKKAKKSDFSPKRWWRAESVIILLIFSVTGFMSEQEPPLNTEKLANSGDISILFRIFASVNMGDNVLFAPNLISVFFILLSVVFLLSTVLVFWFHEKVISTLLMSGLSVFSMYVGLMSSVTVL encoded by the coding sequence ATGATTTATGCGGTAACAAATGGACTTTTATATGTGTGCTTTGCTATTTTGATTGGTGTGCATTTCCTATCCTTATTTCCTAAAGAAATGAGTATGAATATAAAAGTCAAAGATCGTCTTATGTTTGGTATAACACTTGTTATACCTATACTTGCAGTTATTCCTATTATTGATTTAGTAAACACGATTAGTAAATATCGAGACGATTACGGCTTCACCAGTTTTGTGTATGTTATAAAAGAAATAGAGATAGGAAGAGCATGGTTCATTTTGTTGCTCCTTTGTATTTTCCATCTTTTACTATTATTAATTCGAAAAAACGTACTTATATCTTCCGGAATCGGTATATTTCTACTGTTAGGTATAATCTTGACACAAAGTGTTGTTGGTCATGTAGCTAGTATGGCAAGCTATCCTGGTGCTCTAGCACACACGATCCATTTGCTTGCTGTTTGCTTTTGGGCAGGTACATTATTAGTTGTAAGTTGGTTAGCTAATGATGAAACAAATTGGCATGTTTTTATTAATTGGTTTTCCGCTATTGCTTTACTATGTCTTTTACTTGTTACGTTTACTGGCATATTTATGAGTTTCAGCTTAACAACAGGAACAATTGTTTCACCATGGCGTGTTTCATATGGTCAAGCTTTGCTAATCAAGCATTTATTATATGTCGCTTTATTACTGTTTGTTTTTATTAATGCTATACTTGTTCGCAAGAAAGCAAAGAAATCTGATTTTTCACCTAAACGATGGTGGCGAGCTGAAAGTGTGATTATTTTACTTATATTCTCTGTGACAGGCTTTATGAGTGAGCAAGAGCCACCGTTAAATACAGAGAAACTAGCTAATAGTGGTGATATCTCTATTTTATTTCGCATTTTTGCATCAGTTAATATGGGGGATAATGTATTATTTGCTCCTAATCTTATAAGTGTTTTTTTTATACTATTATCTGTTGTTTTTCTACTTTCAACAGTTTTAGTTTTTTGGTTCCATGAGAAAGTAATAAGTACTTTACTAATGAGTGGCCTTTCAGTATTCAGTATGTATGTTGGATTGATGTCCTCAGTTACAGTTCTCTAA
- a CDS encoding VOC family protein yields MIIGLNHVQITIPKNAEELGKHFYCDLLGLKEKEKPESLKGRGGFWLQVGNMELHVGTEDGIDRLATKAHLAYQVEDLAHWRNILEENKIDISESIPLPGYDRFEFRDPFGNRVEMIQAI; encoded by the coding sequence ATGATTATAGGTTTAAATCATGTGCAAATTACTATACCAAAAAATGCAGAAGAATTAGGCAAGCATTTTTATTGTGATCTATTAGGGTTAAAAGAAAAAGAAAAGCCTGAATCACTAAAAGGCAGAGGTGGATTTTGGTTACAAGTCGGAAACATGGAATTACATGTTGGGACAGAAGATGGTATTGATAGATTAGCTACAAAAGCACATTTAGCATACCAAGTAGAGGATCTTGCACATTGGAGAAACATATTAGAAGAGAACAAAATTGATATCTCAGAATCCATCCCACTTCCTGGTTATGATCGATTTGAATTTCGAGATCCGTTTGGTAACCGGGTAGAGATGATACAAGCAATCTAA
- a CDS encoding MFS transporter, which yields MTLGNSMLIPILPKMQEELGLSSFQVSLTITIFSVTAAIFIPILGYFSDRFSRKAIIVPSLILYGLGGLLAGAAAAWFSGSAFIWILIGRAMQGIGAAGTTPIAMALTGDLFKGNEQSRVLGLVEASNGLGKVLSPIVGSLLAILVWYAPFWGFPIFCIVSVLLTAIFIKETKKKQAPPTIGNYIKGLFSVFKKDGRWLFTSYLAGATCLFTLFGILFYISDILETKHNIDGVLKGAILAIPLLFMMTTSYITGSKIGKNLKVMKRLIIFGLLFMTISFATLTLVKNLIPFFSILIISSIGTGLVLPCLNSLITGSVGKARRGFVTSLYGSVRFLGVAAGPPIYGWLMGISRTWMFLSTASLTFIVAFLCLIFIHVKNATKDKNSESLFQKVHITE from the coding sequence ATGACACTTGGTAACTCAATGTTAATTCCAATTTTACCAAAAATGCAAGAGGAATTAGGTTTAAGTTCATTTCAAGTTAGCCTAACAATAACAATATTTTCTGTAACAGCCGCTATTTTCATTCCCATATTAGGTTATTTTTCCGATCGATTCTCCCGTAAAGCTATAATTGTTCCTTCTTTAATATTATATGGGTTAGGTGGTCTATTAGCGGGTGCTGCGGCAGCATGGTTTAGCGGTAGTGCTTTCATTTGGATTCTGATCGGAAGAGCAATGCAAGGGATAGGAGCTGCTGGAACGACACCGATAGCAATGGCTCTAACAGGCGACTTGTTTAAAGGCAATGAGCAAAGTAGAGTTTTAGGCTTAGTTGAAGCATCAAATGGACTTGGAAAAGTCTTGTCACCAATAGTGGGATCATTATTAGCTATATTAGTTTGGTATGCTCCTTTTTGGGGATTTCCGATCTTTTGTATTGTATCGGTCTTGCTAACCGCTATTTTTATTAAAGAAACAAAGAAAAAACAAGCTCCACCGACAATCGGTAATTATATAAAGGGATTATTTTCCGTTTTCAAAAAGGATGGTAGATGGCTATTTACATCTTATTTAGCAGGTGCAACTTGTTTGTTTACCTTATTTGGAATTCTCTTTTATATATCGGATATTCTAGAAACGAAGCATAATATTGATGGTGTTCTTAAAGGAGCAATATTAGCTATTCCATTGCTATTTATGATGACTACATCTTATATTACGGGTAGTAAAATAGGGAAAAATCTAAAAGTAATGAAACGTTTAATAATCTTTGGTTTATTATTCATGACGATTTCGTTTGCTACATTAACATTGGTTAAAAATTTAATCCCCTTTTTTTCTATACTTATTATAAGTAGTATTGGAACTGGCCTGGTTCTTCCTTGTTTAAATAGTTTAATTACTGGTTCAGTTGGTAAAGCGAGAAGAGGGTTTGTAACATCGCTTTATGGCTCGGTTCGATTTCTCGGAGTAGCGGCAGGACCACCAATATACGGTTGGTTAATGGGCATATCTAGAACGTGGATGTTTTTAAGTACCGCTAGTTTAACATTTATTGTTGCTTTTCTTTGTTTAATTTTCATTCATGTAAAGAATGCTACTAAAGATAAAAATTCTGAGTCATTGTTTCAAAAAGTGCACATAACAGAATAA
- a CDS encoding YitT family protein yields MVNRSNSESSEIHFKDHIIHYVIISCGAFIQGIAMAIFLFPHSIPSGGAAGIAVLLNYWFNIPISFALWFVNFSLIILAIYWLGNTSTAGTIFGIIITSITVQIFSADIFLHYSNIWADLLLGSCMLGIGIGILLRQQVSNGGIGVIALIFATYRDFSPGTTLLLFNGLIFIVTGSIIHFIIVFQAIFVQFISTGIINVVYNLKTIPSITPILSWRKK; encoded by the coding sequence ATGGTAAATAGAAGCAACAGTGAATCATCTGAAATACATTTTAAAGATCATATAATTCATTATGTAATTATTTCTTGTGGAGCATTTATTCAAGGAATTGCGATGGCTATATTTCTATTCCCCCACTCCATTCCCTCTGGAGGTGCAGCAGGTATTGCTGTTCTATTAAATTATTGGTTTAACATACCAATTAGTTTTGCACTTTGGTTTGTTAACTTTTCATTAATCATTTTAGCTATTTATTGGTTAGGAAATACTAGTACAGCAGGAACTATATTTGGTATCATCATTACATCTATAACCGTTCAAATATTTAGTGCGGATATATTTTTACATTATTCTAATATATGGGCTGATTTACTATTAGGCTCCTGTATGTTAGGTATAGGAATTGGGATTCTTTTGAGACAACAGGTATCAAATGGAGGTATTGGTGTCATTGCTTTAATTTTTGCTACGTATCGAGACTTTTCTCCTGGAACAACACTTCTTTTATTTAATGGGCTGATCTTTATTGTAACAGGATCAATTATCCACTTTATTATTGTATTCCAAGCCATATTTGTACAGTTTATCTCTACAGGAATCATTAATGTTGTTTATAATTTAAAAACAATACCAAGTATCACTCCAATTTTAAGTTGGCGAAAAAAATAA
- the msrA gene encoding peptide-methionine (S)-S-oxide reductase MsrA — protein sequence MTDRQEIATFAGGCFWCMVKPFDQWDGVHQVISGYTGGALENPSYEDVKGGETGHYEAVQITYDPTLIDYQQIVDLYWPQIDPTDPEGQFHDRGPQYRTAIFYHNSEQKKIAEASKEKLNTSGKFKKTIATEILPAKSFYTAESYHQDFYKKNEKEYLEDRAKSGRDNFIEENWK from the coding sequence ATGACAGATAGACAAGAAATAGCAACTTTTGCTGGTGGATGTTTCTGGTGTATGGTAAAGCCTTTTGATCAATGGGATGGTGTTCATCAAGTCATTTCAGGCTATACCGGAGGCGCACTAGAAAATCCTAGTTACGAAGATGTTAAAGGTGGAGAAACTGGTCACTATGAAGCAGTTCAAATAACTTATGATCCTACCTTGATTGATTACCAACAAATTGTTGATCTTTATTGGCCACAAATTGATCCAACAGATCCTGAAGGACAATTTCACGATCGGGGACCACAATATCGAACGGCAATCTTTTATCACAATAGTGAACAAAAAAAAATAGCAGAAGCTTCAAAAGAAAAATTAAATACTAGTGGGAAGTTCAAAAAAACAATTGCAACTGAAATTTTACCAGCTAAATCCTTCTATACTGCAGAAAGTTACCATCAAGACTTTTATAAAAAGAACGAAAAAGAATACCTAGAAGATCGCGCTAAATCCGGAAGAGACAATTTCATTGAAGAAAACTGGAAATAA
- a CDS encoding small, acid-soluble spore protein L, with protein MKRQTKQKGNNGMNSGINPQGYSEDKADQEPKSQLEQKAKHSHTKR; from the coding sequence TTGAAACGGCAAACTAAGCAAAAAGGTAATAATGGAATGAATTCAGGTATAAATCCACAAGGTTATTCCGAAGATAAGGCAGACCAAGAACCAAAATCACAACTTGAACAAAAAGCTAAACATTCACATACAAAAAGATAA
- a CDS encoding LysR family transcriptional regulator — protein MELRQLRYFMEVAEREHVSEAALHLHIAQSAISRQIANLEAELTVQLFDRTGRNVKLTPIGRTFLHHTKIAMKAIDHAKKQVDEYIDPERGSIKIGFPTSLASNLLPNVLAVFKKRHPKITFQLRQGSYNFLIESVKSREIDVAFLGPVPTNDPDITGDILFSEDLYALVPKDHPMANRKSIYLTELKQDPFVLFPKGYIFEKLAIDGCKEAGFEPNVTSEGEDLDAIKGLVAAGMGITLLPESAFSEVNTTFTSKIAISNPQLCRTVGIITPKHRNLAPSETVFYQFVINHFKKLD, from the coding sequence ATGGAATTACGCCAATTACGTTATTTTATGGAAGTTGCTGAAAGAGAACATGTGTCAGAAGCAGCCCTCCACTTACACATTGCTCAATCTGCAATAAGTAGACAGATTGCTAATTTAGAGGCGGAATTAACGGTACAACTTTTTGATCGAACAGGTCGTAATGTTAAACTAACCCCAATCGGGAGAACCTTTCTTCATCACACTAAAATAGCTATGAAAGCAATTGACCATGCTAAAAAGCAGGTGGATGAATATATCGATCCAGAACGAGGTTCGATTAAAATTGGATTCCCTACAAGTTTAGCAAGTAATTTATTACCTAATGTGTTAGCAGTGTTTAAAAAGAGACATCCTAAGATTACCTTTCAGCTTCGTCAGGGGTCTTATAATTTTCTGATAGAATCAGTTAAAAGCAGAGAGATTGATGTGGCTTTTCTTGGACCAGTACCTACTAATGATCCTGATATAACAGGGGATATTTTGTTTTCTGAGGATTTATATGCCTTAGTTCCAAAAGATCATCCGATGGCAAATCGAAAAAGTATTTATTTAACAGAATTAAAACAGGACCCGTTTGTGTTATTTCCAAAAGGATATATCTTCGAGAAATTGGCAATTGATGGTTGTAAAGAAGCAGGTTTCGAACCTAATGTAACTTCAGAAGGAGAAGATCTTGATGCTATCAAAGGACTTGTTGCTGCTGGTATGGGGATTACTCTCCTACCGGAAAGTGCTTTTAGTGAAGTGAACACTACATTCACATCTAAAATTGCAATAAGTAATCCACAATTGTGCAGAACAGTTGGAATTATAACACCAAAACATCGTAATCTTGCTCCTTCTGAAACAGTTTTTTATCAATTTGTTATTAACCATTTTAAAAAATTAGATTAA
- the gltB gene encoding glutamate synthase large subunit, with product MSYSKMPEAQGLYRPEFEHDACGIGLYAHIKGMRTHEIVQKGLQMLCQLDHRGGQGSDPDTGDGAGLMVQIPDNYFRKVCDFTLPEEGRYGVGMVFFSKDDQERQHIETKINELIEQEGQLLLGWRSAPTDVRKIGINAQDTAPVVRQVFIGAASTITDDLAFERKLFIIRKQAENWAKEQAYRFYFASLSNRTIVYKGLLTPSQVDQFYLELQDEDFVSAFSLVHSRFSTNTFPSWERAHPNRYLIHNGEINTMRGNMNWMRAREQQFVSEAFGDDLDKLLPILNAEGSDSSVLDNALEFFTLAGRKPAHAAMMLIPEPWKKNPHMPADKRAFYEYHSCLMEQWDGPTSITFTNGKQIGAILDRNGLRPARYYVTKDDYIVYSSEVGVIDIPEENVLYKDRLSPGKMLLIDLEEGRIIADEEIKNEIVSEQPYQKWLDDNLVTLSGELVEKDDKPIDQLTIRQKAFGYTTEDIEKYLLPIITEGKDPIGAMGTDTPLAVLSNRAQSLFNYFKQLFAQVTNPPIDAYREQIVTSTMTLLGPEGNILEPTEANSHRIQLETPVLSNSQLTQFKNNVYPDFKSKVIDSLFTDDLQTGLEAVFAKADQAIKDGVNILILSDRNMDEKNIAIPILLAASGLHQHLVRQGSRTKTSLLVESGETREVHHFAALIGFGVDAITPYLAYETYRNEIANDNLAVTYEDAVGGYINNVTEGVIKVMSKMGISTVQSYRGAQIFEALGISNKVIDQHFTGTASQIDGIGLDTIAEEAKIRHQNGYGKAVDDTLEPGSDFQWRQTGEHHAYNPTTIHKLQWATRRGDYQLFKEFSKAADEERLGFLRNLLTFKTENSISIDEVESVDSIVKRFKTGAMSFGSISQEAHESLAIAMNRLGGKSNSGEGGEDANRYIVDENGDFRRSAIKQIASGRFGAKSHYMVNADELQIKMAQGAKPGEGGQLPGKKVYPWVANVRGSTPGVDLISPPPHHDIYSIEDLAQLIHDLKNGNRDARISVKLVSRAGVGTIAAGVAKGSADVISVVGYDGGTGASPKTSIKHAGLPWEIGLSEAHQTLILNGLRERIVLETDGKLLTGKDVVMAALLGAEEYGFATAPLVVLGCVMMRVCHMDTCPVGVATQNPELRKKFTGDPDHVVNFMRFIAEEVREIMATLGFKTVNEMIGRTDVLEISERAKTHWKAKYLDLSRLLYQPKNTGSARYNKTKQDHKIDKSLDITNILPVVQTAIDTGKKVNVSFPIRNINRVAGTIVGSEISKMYGEEGLPDDTITINFTGSAGQSFGAFVPRGMTLNLTGDANDYVGKGLSGGKLTVRVPKESSITASQNVIAGNVCFYGATSGEAYINGYAGERFAVRNSGATIVVEGIGDHGCEYMTGGKVVILGEVGKNFGAGMSGGIAYVLADDKEKFEQLSNMELIEFETLQSEEEIDNLKTIINDQYLYTNSSRAKEVLDDWENSVQKFVKVIPKDYKLMLQTIQSYVESGESDDDAKMSAFLAKKENRIVLNDERKKMIVQ from the coding sequence TTGAGTTATAGTAAAATGCCTGAAGCGCAAGGTTTATATCGTCCTGAGTTTGAACATGACGCATGTGGAATTGGGTTGTATGCGCACATTAAGGGAATGCGCACACATGAGATTGTCCAAAAAGGATTACAAATGTTATGCCAGTTAGACCACCGTGGTGGACAAGGTAGTGATCCTGACACAGGTGATGGCGCTGGGTTAATGGTACAAATACCAGATAATTATTTTCGAAAGGTTTGTGATTTCACTTTACCTGAAGAAGGTCGTTATGGTGTTGGGATGGTATTCTTCTCTAAAGATGATCAAGAAAGACAACACATTGAAACCAAAATTAATGAATTAATTGAACAAGAGGGTCAACTGTTGTTGGGTTGGAGAAGTGCACCAACAGATGTCAGAAAAATCGGAATAAATGCGCAAGATACAGCACCTGTTGTAAGACAAGTTTTTATAGGTGCAGCTTCAACAATTACTGATGATTTGGCTTTTGAACGTAAATTATTTATCATTCGCAAACAAGCGGAAAATTGGGCGAAAGAACAAGCGTACCGATTTTATTTTGCGAGTCTTTCAAATAGAACGATTGTATATAAAGGCCTGCTTACACCAAGTCAGGTAGATCAGTTTTATCTAGAGTTACAGGATGAAGATTTTGTTTCTGCATTCTCACTTGTACACTCACGTTTTAGTACAAATACGTTTCCAAGTTGGGAACGCGCGCATCCAAACCGTTATTTAATTCACAATGGTGAAATCAACACAATGCGTGGCAATATGAATTGGATGCGAGCACGTGAACAACAATTTGTTTCGGAAGCATTTGGTGATGATTTAGATAAATTATTACCGATATTGAATGCAGAGGGTAGTGATTCTTCTGTATTAGATAACGCATTAGAGTTTTTTACGTTAGCTGGACGAAAGCCTGCACATGCTGCAATGATGCTGATTCCAGAACCATGGAAAAAGAATCCACACATGCCTGCTGATAAGCGTGCATTTTATGAGTACCACAGTTGTTTAATGGAACAATGGGATGGTCCAACATCGATCACATTTACTAACGGTAAACAAATTGGTGCAATTTTAGACCGTAATGGTTTGAGACCTGCCCGTTACTATGTAACAAAAGATGATTATATTGTTTATTCATCAGAGGTTGGCGTAATTGACATTCCAGAAGAAAACGTTCTATATAAAGATAGATTAAGTCCTGGGAAAATGCTTTTAATTGATTTAGAAGAGGGACGTATTATTGCAGATGAAGAAATTAAAAATGAAATAGTAAGCGAACAGCCATATCAAAAATGGTTAGATGATAATCTTGTTACATTAAGTGGTGAATTGGTTGAGAAAGACGATAAACCAATTGATCAGTTAACTATACGCCAGAAAGCTTTTGGTTATACAACAGAAGATATTGAAAAGTATCTATTACCGATAATTACAGAAGGAAAAGATCCGATTGGTGCAATGGGTACGGATACACCACTTGCAGTTCTATCTAATCGTGCACAATCACTATTTAATTACTTTAAACAGTTATTTGCGCAGGTAACGAATCCGCCAATTGATGCATATCGGGAGCAAATTGTAACTTCAACGATGACGTTATTAGGGCCTGAAGGAAACATACTAGAGCCAACTGAAGCAAATAGCCATCGTATTCAATTGGAAACACCTGTATTGTCGAATAGTCAGCTAACGCAATTTAAAAATAATGTGTATCCAGATTTTAAGAGTAAGGTGATTGACTCATTATTTACAGATGATTTGCAAACTGGATTAGAGGCAGTTTTTGCAAAAGCAGACCAGGCTATTAAAGATGGCGTAAATATATTGATTCTATCAGACCGAAATATGGATGAAAAAAATATTGCAATACCTATTTTACTAGCAGCAAGTGGCTTACATCAGCATCTAGTTAGACAAGGTAGTAGAACAAAAACGAGTTTACTAGTTGAGTCTGGAGAAACTAGAGAAGTACATCATTTTGCAGCATTAATTGGTTTTGGTGTTGATGCGATAACACCATATTTAGCTTATGAAACGTACCGAAATGAAATTGCTAATGATAATCTAGCTGTTACGTACGAGGATGCAGTCGGCGGTTATATTAATAACGTAACTGAAGGCGTTATTAAAGTTATGTCTAAAATGGGGATATCTACTGTCCAAAGTTATCGTGGAGCTCAGATTTTTGAAGCGTTAGGTATTAGTAATAAAGTCATTGATCAACATTTTACTGGAACTGCATCACAAATTGATGGAATTGGTTTAGATACAATTGCTGAAGAAGCAAAAATCCGTCATCAAAATGGGTATGGTAAAGCAGTTGATGATACATTAGAGCCAGGTAGTGATTTTCAGTGGAGACAAACAGGTGAACATCACGCGTATAACCCGACAACGATTCATAAACTTCAATGGGCAACAAGACGTGGAGATTATCAATTGTTTAAGGAATTCTCTAAAGCAGCTGACGAGGAGCGTTTAGGTTTCTTGCGTAATCTGCTTACGTTTAAAACCGAAAATTCAATTTCTATCGATGAAGTTGAGTCAGTCGACTCTATTGTGAAACGCTTTAAAACTGGTGCCATGTCATTTGGTTCGATTAGTCAAGAAGCACATGAGTCTTTAGCTATTGCAATGAACCGTTTAGGTGGTAAGAGCAATAGTGGTGAAGGTGGCGAGGATGCAAACCGTTATATTGTTGATGAAAACGGAGACTTCCGTCGAAGTGCAATAAAGCAAATTGCTTCAGGTCGTTTTGGCGCAAAAAGTCACTATATGGTGAATGCTGATGAATTACAAATCAAAATGGCACAAGGTGCAAAACCTGGAGAAGGCGGGCAATTACCTGGTAAGAAAGTTTACCCATGGGTTGCAAATGTACGTGGTTCTACCCCAGGTGTTGATTTAATATCACCTCCACCACATCATGATATTTATTCGATTGAAGATTTAGCACAACTAATTCATGATTTAAAAAATGGAAATCGTGATGCTCGTATTAGTGTTAAACTTGTATCTCGTGCTGGTGTCGGTACAATTGCTGCTGGTGTAGCAAAAGGAAGCGCAGATGTTATATCAGTAGTTGGCTATGATGGTGGCACTGGTGCGTCTCCTAAAACAAGTATTAAGCATGCTGGATTACCTTGGGAGATTGGATTATCAGAAGCACATCAAACATTGATTTTAAATGGCTTACGTGAACGTATTGTTCTAGAAACAGATGGAAAATTATTAACTGGTAAAGATGTAGTAATGGCAGCGTTACTTGGTGCAGAAGAATATGGCTTTGCAACAGCACCTTTAGTTGTATTAGGTTGTGTTATGATGCGTGTTTGTCATATGGACACTTGCCCAGTTGGTGTTGCGACACAGAACCCAGAATTACGTAAAAAGTTCACTGGTGACCCAGATCATGTAGTAAACTTCATGCGATTCATTGCTGAAGAAGTGCGTGAAATCATGGCAACACTTGGGTTTAAAACTGTCAATGAAATGATTGGCCGTACTGATGTCCTAGAGATTAGTGAGCGTGCAAAAACACATTGGAAAGCAAAATATTTAGATTTATCTAGATTGCTTTATCAACCGAAAAATACTGGTAGTGCACGTTATAATAAAACAAAACAAGACCATAAAATTGATAAATCATTAGATATTACGAATATACTACCAGTTGTTCAAACTGCTATAGATACAGGCAAGAAAGTAAATGTTTCTTTCCCTATTAGAAATATTAATCGAGTAGCTGGAACAATAGTCGGTAGTGAGATTTCTAAAATGTATGGAGAAGAAGGTTTGCCTGACGACACGATAACGATTAACTTTACCGGTTCTGCTGGTCAAAGCTTTGGTGCATTTGTGCCAAGAGGTATGACACTTAATTTAACAGGTGATGCAAATGACTATGTTGGTAAAGGTTTATCTGGTGGAAAGCTTACAGTACGTGTACCAAAAGAATCTAGTATTACAGCAAGCCAAAATGTAATTGCTGGTAATGTTTGTTTCTATGGTGCAACAAGTGGCGAAGCATATATTAATGGCTATGCTGGTGAACGTTTTGCTGTTCGTAATAGTGGAGCAACAATTGTAGTTGAAGGTATCGGGGACCATGGTTGTGAATATATGACAGGTGGTAAAGTTGTTATTCTCGGTGAAGTAGGTAAGAACTTCGGCGCAGGTATGTCTGGTGGTATTGCGTATGTATTAGCTGATGATAAAGAGAAATTCGAACAATTAAGTAATATGGAATTAATAGAATTTGAAACACTTCAATCAGAAGAAGAGATTGATAACCTAAAAACAATTATTAATGACCAATATCTTTATACTAACAGCAGTCGAGCAAAAGAAGTATTAGATGATTGGGAAAATAGTGTACAGAAGTTTGTCAAAGTAATTCCAAAAGACTATAAATTAATGCTACAAACTATCCAATCTTATGTAGAATCAGGCGAATCAGATGACGATGCTAAGATGAGTGCATTTCTAGCTAAAAAGGAAAACCGTATTGTCTTAAATGACGAACGCAAAAAAATGATCGTTCAGTAG